The Canis lupus familiaris isolate Mischka breed German Shepherd chromosome 14, alternate assembly UU_Cfam_GSD_1.0, whole genome shotgun sequence genome window below encodes:
- the TRIL gene encoding TLR4 interactor with leucine rich repeats: MGAARAVRFLLVVCGCLALPPRAQPVCPERCDCQHPQHLLCTNRGLRAVPKTSSLPSPQDVLTYSLGGNFITNITAFDFHRLGQLRRLDLQYNQIRSLHPKTFEKLSRLEELYLGNNLLQALVPGTLAPLRKLRILYANGNEIGRLSRGSFEGLESLVKLRLDGNALGALPDAAFAPLGNLLYLHLESNRIRFLGKNAFAQLGKLRFLNLSANELQPSLRHAATFAPLRSLSTLILSANSLQHLGPRVFQHLPRLGLLSLRGNQLTHLAPEAFWGLEALRELRLEGNRLSQLPVALLEPLHSLEALDLSGNALSALHPAIFGHLGRLRELSLRDNALSALSGDIFAASPALYRLDLDGNGWTCDCRLRGLKRWMGDWHSQGRLLTVFVQCRHPPALRGKYLDYLDDQQLQNGSCADPSPSVSPTAEGRGRPLPTTTGEAAAPPAGGLSEVLPRQPQPQPQPQQRGRFLPGGAWDGAAGELLGNRSALRLSRRGPGLQPPDPSAAAAAAAAAAGPAPQPLDLLQKPERGPPTPAEAARAEPSPTAAPASGPPPAGDPWQRAAKQRLAAQPRESAAPSDGAAGPPPPPPLVSDPCDFNKFILCNLTVEAVGADSASVRWAVRQHRSPPPLGGARFRLLFDRFGQQPKFHRFVYLPERSDSATLRELRGDTPYLVCVEGVLGGRVCPVAPRDHCAGLVTLPEPGARGSVDYQLLTLVLLAVNALLVLLALAAWASRWLRRKLRARRKAGAPVHVRHMYSTRRPLRSMGTGVSADFSGFQSHRPRATVCALSEADLIEFPCDRFMDSGGGGTGGSLRREDHLLQRFAD, translated from the coding sequence ATGGGGGCTGCCCGCGCGGTGCGCTTCCTACTCGTGGTGTGCGGCTGCCTCGCGCTCCCGCCGCGGGCCCAGCCGGTGTGCCCCGAGCGCTGCGACtgccagcacccccagcacctcCTGTGCACCAACAGGGGGCTCCGCGCCGTGCCCAAGACCAGCTCGCTGCCGAGCCCCCAGGACGTGCTCACCTACAGCCTCGGCGGCAACTTCATAACCAACATCACGGCCTTCGACTTCCACCGTCTGGGGCAGCTCAGACGGCTGGACCTGCAGTACAACCAGATCCGTTCCCTGCACCCCAAGACCTTTGAGAAGCTCTCCCGGCTGGAGGAGCTGTACCTGGGCAACAACCTCCTGCAGGCGCTCGTCCCGGGCACGCTGGCCCCGCTGCGCAAGCTGCGCATCCTCTACGCCAACGGGAACGAGATCGGCCGCCTAAGCCGCGGCTCCTTCGAGGGCCTGGAGAGTCTGGTCAAGCTGCGGCTGGACGGGAACGCCCTGGGGGCGCTGCCGGACGCGGCCTTTGCCCCCCTGGGCAACTTGCTCTACCTACACCTGGAGTCCAACCGGATCCGCTTTCTGGGCAAGAACGCCTTCGCCCAGCTGGGCAAACTGCGCTTCCTCAACCTCTCCGCCAACGAGCTGCAGCCCTCCTTACGCCACGCAGCCACCTTCGCACCGCTGCGCTCCCTCTCCACGCTCATCCTCTCGGCCAACAGCCTGCAGCACCTGGGGCCGCGCGTCTTCCAGCACCTGCCGCGGCTGGGCCTACTGTCACTCAGGGGCAACCAGCTCACACACCTGGCGCCGGAGGCCTTTTGGGGCTTGGAGGCCCTGCGCGAGCTGCGCCTGGAGGGGAATCGGCTGAGCCAGCTGCCCGTGGCGCTGCTGGAGCCCCTGCACAGCCTGGAGGCGCTGGACCTTAGCGGGAACGCGCTGTCCGCCCTGCACCCCGCTATCTTTGGCCACCTGGGCCGGCTGCGCGAGCTCAGCCTGCGCGACAACGCGCTCAGCGCCCTCTCGGGGGACATCTTCGCCGCCAGCCCGGCCCTCTACCGGCTGGATCTAGACGGCAATGGCTGGACCTGCGACTGCCGTCTGCGCGGCCTGAAGCGCTGGATGGGCGACTGGCATTCTCAAGGCCGCCTCCTCACCGTCTTCGTGCAGTGTCGCCACCCCCCGGCCCTGCGGGGCAAGTACCTGGATTACCTGGATGACCAGCAGCTGCAGAACGGGTCTTGCGCAGATCCCTCTCCCTCAGTTTCCCCGACCGCCGAAGGCCGGGGGAGGCCCTTGCCCACCACCaccggggaggcggcggcgcccCCTGCAGGCGGCCTCTCGGAGGTGCTGCCGcggcagccgcagccgcagccgcagccgcagcagCGCGGGCGGTTTCTGCCCGGGGGGGCCTGGGACGGGGCCGCCGGGGAGCTCCTGGGCAACCGCAGCGCTCTGAGGCTGAGCCGCCGGGGCCCGGGCCTCCAGCCGCCGGacccctccgccgccgccgccgccgccgccgccgccgcgggccccgcgccccagccccTGGACCTGCTCCAGAAGCCCGAGCGGGGCCCGCCGACTCCCGCCGAGGCCGCCCGCGCGGAGCCCAGCCCGACGGCCGCGCCCGCCTCTGGGCCACCGCCCGCGGGCGACCCCTGGCAGCGCGCGGCGAAGCAGCGCCTGGCCGCGCAGCCCCGGGAGAGCGCCGCCCCGTCCGACGGCGcggccgggccgccgccgccgccgccgctggtGTCCGACCCGTGCGACTTCAACAAGTTCATCCTGTGCAACCTGACGGTGGAGGCGGTGGGCGCCGACAGCGCGTCGGTGCGCTGGGCCGTGCGCCAGCACCGCAGCCCCCCGCCGCTGGGCGGCGCGCGCTTCCGCCTGCTGTTCGACCGCTTTGGGCAGCAGCCCAAGTTCCACCGCTTCGTCTACCTGCCCGAGCGCAGCGACTCGGCCACGCTGCGCGAGCTGCGCGGGGACACCCCCTACCTGGTGTGCGTGGAGGGCGTCCTCGGCGGCCGCGTCTGCCCGGTGGCGCCCCGCGACCACTGCGCCGGGCTGGTCACCCTGCCggagcccggggcccggggcagcGTGGACTACCAGCTGCTGACCTTGGTCTTGCTGGCGGTCAACGCGCTGCTGGTGCTCCTGGCGCTGGCGGCCTGGGCGTCGCGCTGGCTGCGCAGGAAGCTGCGGGCGAGGCGCAAGGCGGGCGCGCCGGTGCACGTCAGGCACATGTACTCCACCCGACGGCCGCTGCGCTCCATGGGCACCGGCGTGTCTGCGGACTTCTCCGGGTTCCAGTCGCACCGGCCGCGCGCCACCGTGTGTGCGCTCAGCGAGGCCGACCTCATCGAGTTCCCCTGCGACCGCTTCATGgacagcggcggcggcggcacggGGGGCAGCTTGAGGCGGGAGGACCATCTTCTGCAGCGATTTGCGGACTAG